Genomic DNA from Desulfobacterales bacterium:
GGGCCTCCTTGCGCTTGCAGGCCCCACCCGGATTCAGCGGGATCCGGAAAAATGCATCGGGTGCGGCCGCTGCACCCGCATATGCCCTTCGTATCTGCCGGTTGACCGGAAACTTCGCGTTCACAGTCCTGAATGCATTGGATGCATGGACTGCACCGACGTCTGCCCGGCAAAAAACACGCTGCAGCTTAAAACCGCGGGGTTCGGCCGGAAAGCCTGGTCAACGATCACCCTCGGCGCCGTCATCATTTTTCTTTTTGCGGGGTTGGTGTATACGGCCCGCATCACCGGGCACTGGCAGACCCGCATTTCGGAAGCCGAATTTCGAATGATTTTACAGAAAATCGATTCTCCGGAACTGACCCATCCCTGACCGATGAGAAGGCAATGGGGTCGCAGGGTCTGGGCGTCAGGGGACGGCAATAACAGCGGTCGATTGAAAACAATGAAAAAAATTCAAGGGTGTGGTTTAAGATAAGACAAACGTCACCGGGAGGCAGCCATGAGTCTGGAAGATGAATTTAAGGGTATGATCACGGGATTAACGGCAACGTTTGCCATTCCACCCATCGCAGACATTTTCTTCCCGCCTTTTCAAAAAGGCGGCCAGTCAAAAGACACCGAGTTTATGGCCGTCTGCCTGGAGGGCGGGGCGGCCGGCATCAGCTATGTGCTTTTGCCGGATGATAACATGGGAGCATACACGGCGCTGCGGCCATCGCATTTTATCGGGAAAGACCCGGGGGGATTGGCCCTTGAATTCGGCAATGATGATCCTGTCAAAGAGATGATCAGCCTGGCTGCCATTAACGCAATCTGCCAGCAGGTGATGCGGGAAACCCATTTTGCGGTGGATACCGCTACCGATTCACTGGGGCTGTTGTCGGTGTCGCCGGGAGACAGGGTCGGGATGGTCGGACTTTTCCACCCGCTGATTAAAACCATTCAGACCGCCGGCGCGGAAATGGTTATCATCGAAAAAAAAGCGGCGCTGATCCAGGAATTTCCCCATCTGCCCATCACCCTGGACATATCCGAATTAAACGCCTGCAATAAAATCTTATGCACCAGTACGACCGTGTTGAACCATTCCCTGGATGAGATCCTTCACTGCTGTTCTCCGGATGCCTTTGTCTCAGTCATCGGTCCCACGGCAGGATACTTCCCGGACGCGCTTTTTGCCCGCGGGGTCGATGTCGTCGGAGGAAGGGTCGTAAATGACGGCCCGGTGTTTTTACAATTGCTGGCGCAAAAAAAACGCTGGGGGGACGCCACCCGAAAAATCTGTTTCCGGAAAGAGACATACGCCGGTATCAGTTCAAATAGGACAGTTCGGTATCCTCTTCCGGCAAAGGAATAATGAAGACGGGCCGGCGCGAACGTTGCAGCACCTTTTCGGCCACGCTCCCCAGAAACGCATGGGCAATGCGCCCTTTGCCGTGGGTTCCCATCACAATCAGGTCGCAGTCGAACTCATCCGCTTTTTCAAGAATCGTGTTGGCGGGATAGCCCTCGCATACCTCGATTTTATCTACGTTGAACGTACAGGACGGATCATCTTTTCTTATTTTTTCGCAAAATTTGCCCAACCGCTCTCTGA
This window encodes:
- a CDS encoding universal stress protein; amino-acid sequence: MELVIKKILYATDLSKNSAYAFQYAMDYSEKHDAQIVILHVYEKLRWADMTELEDNLQIAGQMKAGLKNKENTAKNIRERLGKFCEKIRKDDPSCTFNVDKIEVCEGYPANTILEKADEFDCDLIVMGTHGKGRIAHAFLGSVAEKVLQRSRRPVFIIPLPEEDTELSYLN
- a CDS encoding DUF364 domain-containing protein codes for the protein MSLEDEFKGMITGLTATFAIPPIADIFFPPFQKGGQSKDTEFMAVCLEGGAAGISYVLLPDDNMGAYTALRPSHFIGKDPGGLALEFGNDDPVKEMISLAAINAICQQVMRETHFAVDTATDSLGLLSVSPGDRVGMVGLFHPLIKTIQTAGAEMVIIEKKAALIQEFPHLPITLDISELNACNKILCTSTTVLNHSLDEILHCCSPDAFVSVIGPTAGYFPDALFARGVDVVGGRVVNDGPVFLQLLAQKKRWGDATRKICFRKETYAGISSNRTVRYPLPAKE